In Micromonospora sp. NBC_01813, the following are encoded in one genomic region:
- the nuoK gene encoding NADH-quinone oxidoreductase subunit NuoK, which translates to MTPDYYLILSAVLFTIGAVGVLVRRNAIVLFMCIELMLNSANLALVTFSRINGDLNGQIIAFFVMVVAAAEVVVGLAIIMTIFRTRRSASVDDANLLKY; encoded by the coding sequence ATGACTCCGGATTACTACCTGATCCTGTCGGCGGTGCTGTTCACCATCGGCGCGGTCGGCGTGCTGGTTCGCCGCAACGCGATCGTGCTGTTCATGTGCATCGAGTTGATGCTCAACTCCGCGAACCTGGCCCTGGTCACCTTCAGCCGGATCAACGGTGACCTCAACGGTCAGATCATCGCCTTCTTCGTGATGGTCGTGGCGGCAGCCGAGGTGGTCGTGGGGCTCGCCATCATCATGACCATCTTCCGTACTCGACGCTCGGCAAGCGTCGACGACGCCAACCTGCTGAAGTACTAA
- the nuoL gene encoding NADH-quinone oxidoreductase subunit L produces MESTVEYAQATGLLSSVWLLVAIPLASAAILLLLGRRADKWGHWLGVASVGAIFVLGLTYFFQLRGLENRAVELSLWQFIEVGGLSVDFGLLYDPLSAVFVLLITGVGFLIHIYAVEYMSHDPGRRRFFAYFNLFVAAMLMLVLGNNYVMLFLGWEGVGLASYLLISFWYNLPAAATAGKKAFLMNRVGDAGLVLAIFLMFATLGTTQFDAVFTGAGALASGTILAMGLLLLLGATGKSGQFPLQAWLPDAMEGPTPVSALIHAATMVTAGVYLIARSNPIFSANPTLQTVVVSIGAFTLLLGAVIGCAKDDIKRVLAWSTVSQIGYMFLGVGLGGGAYALAIVHLLAHGFFKAGLFLGAGSVMHGMNNQVDIRRFGGLWRYMKITWATFGLAWLAIIGIPPLSGYFSKEPIIAAAFEREDWTAWLFGGAALLGTGITAFYMTRLFVLTFHGPKRWTEDIDHPHESPALMTVPLILLSVGSVAAGALMATSVPEWLTPVFDADESGHEAVLSHLTVTILALVVTVLGAVGGWLLFRNGTAEQEQPAGVLVTAARHNLYTDAFNRAVFERPGIFLTRALVFLDNRGVDGLVNGLAAAIGGSSGRLRRLQTGFVRSYAMSVLAGALVVVAAFLALQMGWLA; encoded by the coding sequence GTGGAATCGACTGTGGAGTACGCCCAGGCCACGGGGCTGCTGAGTAGCGTGTGGCTGCTGGTGGCCATCCCGCTGGCCAGCGCGGCGATCCTGCTGCTGCTCGGCCGCCGGGCAGACAAGTGGGGACACTGGCTCGGGGTGGCGAGCGTCGGGGCGATCTTCGTTCTCGGCCTGACCTACTTCTTCCAGCTACGCGGCCTGGAAAACCGGGCGGTCGAGCTGAGCCTGTGGCAGTTCATCGAGGTCGGTGGCCTGTCGGTGGACTTCGGGCTGCTGTACGACCCGCTGTCGGCGGTCTTCGTGCTGCTGATCACCGGTGTGGGTTTCCTGATCCACATCTACGCGGTCGAGTACATGTCGCACGACCCGGGTCGGCGGCGCTTCTTCGCGTACTTCAACCTGTTCGTCGCCGCGATGTTGATGCTGGTGCTCGGCAACAACTACGTGATGCTCTTCCTCGGCTGGGAGGGCGTCGGCCTGGCGTCGTACCTGTTGATCTCCTTCTGGTACAACCTGCCGGCTGCGGCGACCGCCGGTAAGAAGGCGTTCCTGATGAACCGGGTCGGCGACGCCGGCCTGGTGCTGGCGATCTTCCTGATGTTCGCCACCCTGGGCACCACCCAGTTCGACGCGGTCTTCACCGGCGCCGGCGCGCTGGCCTCCGGCACCATCCTGGCGATGGGCCTGCTGCTGTTGCTCGGCGCCACCGGCAAGTCCGGCCAGTTCCCCCTGCAGGCCTGGTTGCCCGACGCGATGGAAGGCCCGACCCCGGTCTCGGCGCTGATCCACGCCGCGACGATGGTCACCGCCGGCGTCTACCTGATCGCCCGGTCCAACCCGATCTTCTCGGCGAACCCGACGCTGCAGACCGTAGTGGTCAGCATCGGCGCTTTCACCCTGCTGCTCGGCGCGGTCATCGGCTGCGCCAAGGACGACATCAAGCGGGTGCTGGCCTGGTCGACGGTCTCCCAGATCGGCTACATGTTCCTCGGCGTCGGGCTCGGCGGCGGCGCCTACGCGCTGGCCATCGTGCACCTGCTGGCGCACGGCTTCTTCAAGGCCGGGCTGTTCCTCGGCGCCGGTTCGGTGATGCACGGCATGAACAACCAGGTCGACATCCGGCGCTTCGGCGGCCTGTGGCGCTACATGAAGATCACCTGGGCGACCTTCGGGCTGGCCTGGCTGGCGATCATCGGCATCCCGCCGTTGTCCGGCTACTTCTCCAAGGAGCCGATCATCGCGGCGGCCTTCGAGCGCGAGGACTGGACCGCCTGGCTGTTCGGCGGTGCCGCCCTGCTCGGCACCGGGATCACCGCCTTCTACATGACCCGGCTGTTCGTCCTGACCTTCCACGGCCCGAAGCGGTGGACGGAAGACATCGACCACCCGCACGAGTCGCCGGCGTTGATGACCGTGCCGCTGATCCTGCTGTCGGTCGGCTCGGTCGCCGCCGGCGCCCTGATGGCCACGTCGGTGCCCGAGTGGCTGACCCCGGTCTTCGACGCCGACGAGAGCGGCCACGAGGCGGTGCTGTCGCACCTGACGGTCACCATCCTGGCGTTGGTGGTCACCGTGCTCGGCGCGGTCGGCGGCTGGCTGCTGTTCCGTAACGGCACCGCCGAGCAGGAGCAGCCGGCCGGGGTGCTGGTCACCGCGGCCCGACACAACCTCTACACCGACGCGTTCAACCGGGCGGTGTTCGAACGGCCGGGCATCTTCCTCACCCGGGCGCTGGTCTTCCTCGACAACCGGGGAGTCGACGGGCTGGTCAACGGCCTGGCCGCCGCGATCGGCGGCAGCTCCGGGCGACTGCGGCGGCTGCAGACCGGCTTCGTGCGCTCGTACGCGATGTCCGTGCTCGCCGGCGCCCTCGTGGTGGTCGCGGCGTTCCTCGCCCTGCAGATGGGATGGCTGGCGTGA
- a CDS encoding NADH-quinone oxidoreductase subunit M — MNDFPFLSVLTVAPLVGALVVALVPRRQGEFAKWLALGWSVAVLVLSLVMWFAFQAGGDRFQFHESYPWIPNWGVRFTFAADGIALVMLMLIAVLVPLVILASWHDAEASKRSVPVYFGLLLMLQGTMIGVFAAADIFLFYVFFEVMLVPMYFLIGSYGGHQRQYAAVKFFLYSLVGGLFMLAAVIGLWVVGGQTFDWQALSQIDMSTGVERWLFLGFFVAFAIKAPFFPFHTWLPDAGGAAPAGSAALLVGVMDKVGTFGILRYCLGLFPEASQWFAPWALTLAVIGIIYAALLAVGQNDLKRLVSYTSISHFGFIGVGIFAFTTQAGTGAVLYMVNHGLATGLLFLVVGMFVARRGSALISDFGGAGKMVPVLAGVFFFAGLASLALPGTAPFVSEFLVLIGTFSVNKPVAVIATLGIILAAAYVLWMVQRTTQGPLNPALATMDGMKRDITLREKVVVAPLIALLLLFGFYPKPLTDVINPAIQATLSDDVGTSDPAPTVGVIQEAAR, encoded by the coding sequence GTGAACGACTTTCCGTTCCTCTCGGTGCTGACCGTGGCGCCGCTGGTCGGTGCGCTCGTGGTGGCGCTCGTCCCGCGCCGCCAGGGGGAGTTCGCCAAGTGGCTGGCGCTCGGCTGGTCGGTCGCGGTGCTGGTGCTGTCGCTGGTGATGTGGTTCGCCTTCCAAGCCGGCGGTGACCGCTTCCAGTTCCACGAGTCGTACCCGTGGATCCCCAACTGGGGGGTGCGGTTCACCTTCGCCGCCGACGGCATCGCGCTGGTCATGCTGATGCTGATCGCCGTACTGGTGCCGTTGGTGATCCTCGCCTCCTGGCACGACGCGGAGGCGTCGAAGCGGTCGGTGCCGGTCTACTTCGGTCTGCTGCTGATGCTCCAGGGCACGATGATCGGTGTCTTCGCCGCCGCCGACATCTTCCTGTTCTACGTGTTCTTCGAAGTCATGCTGGTGCCGATGTACTTCCTGATCGGCAGCTACGGCGGTCATCAGCGCCAGTACGCGGCGGTGAAGTTCTTCCTCTACTCGCTGGTCGGCGGCCTGTTCATGCTGGCCGCGGTGATCGGCCTGTGGGTGGTCGGCGGACAGACCTTCGACTGGCAGGCGCTGAGCCAGATCGACATGTCCACCGGGGTGGAGCGCTGGCTGTTCCTCGGCTTCTTCGTGGCGTTCGCGATCAAGGCGCCGTTCTTCCCGTTCCACACCTGGCTGCCGGATGCCGGTGGCGCGGCGCCGGCCGGCTCGGCCGCGCTGCTGGTCGGCGTGATGGACAAGGTCGGCACGTTCGGCATCCTGCGCTACTGCCTGGGGCTGTTCCCCGAGGCGTCCCAGTGGTTCGCGCCCTGGGCGCTGACGCTGGCGGTGATCGGCATCATCTACGCCGCGCTGCTGGCGGTCGGCCAGAACGACCTCAAGCGGCTGGTGTCGTACACGTCGATCTCGCACTTCGGCTTCATCGGGGTCGGCATCTTCGCGTTCACCACCCAGGCCGGCACCGGCGCGGTGCTCTACATGGTCAACCACGGGCTCGCCACCGGCCTGCTGTTCCTGGTCGTCGGCATGTTCGTGGCGCGGCGCGGCTCGGCGCTGATCAGCGACTTCGGCGGGGCCGGGAAGATGGTGCCGGTGCTGGCCGGGGTCTTCTTCTTCGCCGGTCTGGCGTCGCTGGCGCTGCCCGGCACCGCCCCGTTCGTCTCCGAGTTCCTGGTGCTGATCGGCACCTTCTCGGTGAACAAGCCGGTCGCGGTGATCGCCACGCTCGGCATCATCCTGGCCGCCGCGTACGTGTTGTGGATGGTGCAGCGCACCACCCAGGGCCCGCTGAACCCGGCGCTGGCCACCATGGACGGCATGAAACGGGACATCACGCTACGGGAGAAGGTCGTGGTGGCCCCGCTGATCGCGCTGCTCCTGCTGTTCGGGTTCTACCCCAAGCCGTTGACCGACGTGATCAACCCGGCGATCCAGGCGACGTTGTCCGATGACGTCGGCACGTCCGACCCCGCCCCGACCGTGGGCGTTATCCAGGAGGCGGCCCGGTGA
- the nuoN gene encoding NADH-quinone oxidoreductase subunit NuoN — MSDISFPEINYAAIAPLLILFGAAMIGVLVEAFVPRSVRNPVQLVLALGSMVAALIAVVAQGSTRTVTAGEAIAVDGPTLFLQGAILVLAIMAMLLIGERTLETGGAFVAQAAIVVNSPEDRKQAEGRSGATEVYPLALFAIAGMLLFVAANDLLTMFIALEAFSLPLYLLCALARRRRLLSQEAALKYFLLGAYSSAFFLFGLALTYGFTAGVDSPTGPGVDFATIRLAVETSTASPVLLFAGIALISVGLLFKATAVPFHVWAPDVYQGAPTPITGFMAACTKVAAFGALLRVLHVAFYGAAWDFTPVLGTIAVLTMLVGAIMAVTQTDIKRLLAYSSVANAGYLLVGVLSLSAAGLASTMFYLVAYGFIVLAAFAVVTLVRDADGEATHLSRWAGLGRRSPLFAGVFTFILLAFAGIPLTSGFTSKFAVFGAAIGDGQVWLVIAGVVTSMILAFPYLRVVVMMWLSEPSDATPTVVIPGALTSAALMIGVLATLLLGVAPGALLDLTSNAAEFVR, encoded by the coding sequence GTGAGCGACATCTCGTTCCCCGAGATCAACTACGCGGCGATCGCACCGCTGCTGATCCTGTTCGGCGCGGCGATGATCGGCGTACTCGTCGAGGCGTTCGTGCCCCGTTCGGTGCGCAACCCGGTGCAGTTGGTACTCGCCCTGGGCAGCATGGTGGCCGCCCTGATCGCGGTCGTGGCGCAGGGCAGCACCCGGACGGTGACCGCCGGTGAGGCGATCGCGGTCGACGGGCCGACGCTGTTCCTGCAGGGCGCCATCCTGGTGCTCGCCATCATGGCGATGCTGCTGATCGGCGAGCGGACCCTGGAGACCGGCGGGGCGTTCGTCGCGCAGGCGGCGATCGTGGTCAACTCCCCGGAGGACCGCAAGCAGGCGGAGGGCCGCTCCGGCGCCACCGAGGTCTACCCGCTGGCGCTGTTCGCGATCGCCGGCATGCTGCTGTTCGTCGCGGCCAACGACCTGCTGACGATGTTCATCGCACTGGAGGCGTTCTCGCTGCCGCTGTACCTGCTCTGCGCGTTGGCCCGGCGCCGGCGACTGCTCAGCCAGGAAGCGGCGCTGAAGTACTTCCTGCTGGGCGCCTACTCGTCGGCGTTCTTCCTGTTCGGGCTGGCCCTGACCTACGGCTTCACCGCCGGTGTGGACAGCCCGACCGGGCCGGGCGTCGACTTCGCGACGATCCGGCTCGCGGTGGAGACCTCCACCGCCAGCCCGGTGCTGTTGTTCGCCGGCATCGCGTTGATCTCGGTCGGTCTGCTGTTCAAGGCGACCGCGGTGCCGTTCCACGTCTGGGCCCCGGACGTCTACCAGGGTGCGCCGACGCCGATCACCGGTTTCATGGCGGCCTGCACCAAGGTCGCCGCGTTCGGTGCGCTGCTGCGGGTGCTGCACGTCGCGTTCTACGGCGCGGCCTGGGACTTCACCCCGGTGCTCGGCACCATCGCCGTGTTGACCATGCTGGTCGGCGCGATCATGGCGGTCACCCAGACCGACATCAAGCGGCTGCTGGCGTACTCGTCGGTGGCCAACGCCGGCTACCTGCTGGTCGGGGTGCTGTCGTTGTCCGCCGCCGGGCTGGCCAGCACGATGTTCTACCTGGTGGCGTACGGCTTCATCGTGCTCGCCGCGTTCGCCGTGGTGACCCTGGTGCGTGACGCCGACGGCGAGGCCACCCACCTGTCCCGGTGGGCCGGACTCGGCCGGCGTTCGCCGCTGTTCGCCGGAGTCTTCACCTTCATCCTGCTGGCCTTCGCCGGTATCCCGTTGACCAGCGGCTTCACCAGCAAGTTCGCGGTGTTCGGCGCGGCAATCGGGGACGGCCAGGTCTGGCTGGTGATCGCCGGGGTGGTGACCAGCATGATCCTCGCCTTCCCGTACCTGCGGGTGGTGGTGATGATGTGGCTGAGCGAGCCGAGCGACGCCACCCCGACGGTGGTGATCCCCGGCGCGCTGACCTCGGCGGCGCTGATGATCGGCGTACTGGCCACCCTGCTGCTCGGCGTCGCCCCGGGCGCGCTGCTCGATCTCACCAGCAACGCCGCCGAGTTTGTCCGATGA
- a CDS encoding polyprenyl synthetase family protein — MVGGVVRTDDGGSIASSARAVTSIGIDIVDPRLQASVERVMAMVESELRDCVFSADPFVTEAARHLVEAGGKRFRPLLVALGAHFGDPQSPLVVPAAVVMELTHLATLYHDDVMDEALVRRGAPSANSRWTNSVAILVGDYLFARAADLAADLGIEAVRLQARTFARLVHGQIAETVGPRAGEPSVDHYLQVIGDKTGSLIATSARFGGMFGGAAPEHVEALAGYGEIIGVAFQLSDDLLDIASESAQSGKTPGTDLREGVPTLPVLYALGDDDGDAAARRLREILAAGPVTDDDLHAEALGLLRESPALKRARETVRSYAEDARARLAPLPSGGPRQAMESLCDFIADRTN; from the coding sequence ATGGTTGGGGGTGTGGTGAGGACGGATGACGGCGGCTCCATCGCCTCCAGCGCGAGGGCGGTGACCTCGATCGGGATCGACATCGTCGACCCGCGGCTACAGGCGTCCGTCGAGCGGGTCATGGCGATGGTCGAGTCCGAACTGCGCGACTGCGTGTTCAGCGCCGACCCGTTCGTGACCGAAGCGGCCCGGCATCTGGTCGAGGCCGGCGGGAAACGGTTCCGGCCGCTGTTGGTGGCCCTCGGGGCACATTTCGGTGACCCGCAGTCGCCGTTGGTGGTGCCGGCTGCGGTGGTGATGGAGCTCACCCACCTGGCGACGCTCTACCACGACGACGTGATGGACGAGGCGCTGGTGCGTCGGGGCGCCCCGAGCGCCAATTCGCGGTGGACCAACTCGGTGGCCATCCTGGTCGGCGACTACCTGTTCGCCCGGGCCGCCGACCTCGCCGCCGACCTGGGTATCGAGGCCGTCCGGCTGCAGGCCCGGACCTTCGCCCGGCTGGTGCACGGCCAGATCGCCGAAACCGTCGGCCCGCGTGCCGGCGAGCCGTCGGTCGACCACTACCTGCAGGTGATCGGGGACAAGACCGGATCGCTGATCGCGACGTCCGCCCGGTTCGGCGGGATGTTCGGCGGTGCGGCGCCCGAGCACGTCGAGGCCCTCGCCGGGTACGGCGAGATCATCGGTGTGGCGTTCCAACTCTCCGACGACCTGCTCGACATCGCCTCCGAGTCGGCCCAGTCCGGCAAGACACCCGGCACCGACCTGCGGGAGGGCGTGCCCACGCTGCCGGTGCTCTACGCACTCGGCGACGATGACGGCGACGCGGCGGCGCGGCGGCTCCGGGAAATCCTGGCGGCGGGTCCGGTGACCGACGACGACCTGCACGCCGAGGCGCTCGGGCTGCTGCGTGAGTCGCCGGCTCTCAAACGCGCCCGGGAGACCGTCCGCAGCTACGCGGAGGACGCTCGGGCCCGGCTGGCCCCGTTGCCGTCGGGCGGCCCCCGCCAGGCGATGGAATCACTCTGTGACTTCATCGCCGACCGGACGAACTAG
- a CDS encoding IclR family transcriptional regulator, with the protein MRDPLAEPSDLIRSVSRALRVLEAVGRAPRGLTVKQIARRCELTVATTYHLVRTLAYEGYVIRREDGTYIVGLEIADRYRELVTAFRGPPAVGEALRRAAVESGYSHYLGRFVGTQVAVTASADGLRSPYLEDMVPGFDEGAHATALGKALLATLTPDQRFRYLKEFGMRPFTSATITTIEGFEADLAVGDRRGMHLEIGQYRQGIACAAVMVNADKDLERRVAIACALPAAEMMTSARVVRAKLLTAARAVAEAMTAPEHPAS; encoded by the coding sequence GTGCGCGACCCCTTGGCGGAACCTTCGGACCTGATCCGGAGCGTTTCACGGGCACTTCGTGTGCTCGAAGCGGTAGGTCGTGCTCCGCGCGGGCTGACGGTCAAACAGATCGCCCGACGGTGCGAGTTGACCGTGGCCACCACGTACCACCTGGTGCGCACCCTGGCGTACGAGGGCTACGTGATTCGCCGCGAGGACGGCACCTACATCGTCGGGCTCGAGATCGCCGACCGGTACCGCGAACTGGTCACCGCGTTTCGCGGCCCGCCGGCCGTCGGCGAGGCGCTGCGCCGGGCCGCCGTCGAGTCCGGGTACAGCCACTACCTCGGCCGGTTCGTCGGCACCCAGGTGGCGGTGACGGCGTCGGCCGACGGACTCCGCTCGCCGTACCTGGAGGACATGGTCCCCGGATTCGACGAAGGCGCGCACGCCACCGCCCTCGGCAAGGCGCTGCTCGCCACGCTCACCCCCGATCAGCGGTTCCGGTATCTCAAAGAGTTCGGGATGCGGCCGTTCACCTCGGCGACGATCACCACGATCGAAGGCTTCGAAGCCGACCTCGCGGTGGGCGACCGGCGCGGCATGCACCTGGAGATCGGTCAGTACCGCCAGGGCATCGCCTGCGCCGCGGTGATGGTCAACGCGGACAAGGACCTCGAACGGCGGGTGGCGATCGCCTGCGCGTTGCCGGCCGCCGAGATGATGACGTCGGCCCGGGTGGTCCGCGCCAAGCTGCTGACGGCTGCTCGGGCGGTGGCCGAGGCGATGACCGCCCCGGAGCATCCGGCAAGCTGA
- a CDS encoding sigma-70 family RNA polymerase sigma factor, with the protein MMRALHEEHGDALFAHALRLAGGDRQRAEDLVQETLLRAWRHPESLDPERGSVRAWLFTTARNLAIDAWRRRSVRVGEVVTDELPEPPPAVDEADRAVEAWTVAEALGRLSPPHREVLIECFYRGRSVSEAAARLGVPPGTVKSRTHYALRALRLVLEEMGVTQ; encoded by the coding sequence CTGATGCGCGCGTTGCACGAAGAGCACGGCGACGCGCTGTTCGCCCATGCCCTTCGGCTGGCTGGCGGTGACCGCCAACGAGCCGAAGACTTGGTTCAAGAGACGCTGCTGCGGGCCTGGCGACACCCCGAGTCGCTGGATCCGGAGCGAGGTTCTGTACGAGCCTGGCTGTTCACCACAGCCCGGAATCTCGCGATCGACGCCTGGCGTCGACGCAGTGTCCGGGTCGGCGAGGTCGTCACCGACGAGCTGCCGGAGCCACCGCCCGCGGTGGACGAGGCGGACCGGGCGGTGGAGGCGTGGACGGTCGCCGAGGCACTCGGGCGGCTGTCGCCGCCACACCGTGAGGTGTTGATCGAGTGTTTCTACCGGGGCCGGTCGGTCTCCGAGGCGGCGGCCCGGCTCGGGGTGCCACCCGGCACCGTGAAGTCACGGACACATTACGCACTGCGCGCCTTGCGCCTGGTGCTGGAGGAGATGGGGGTGACCCAGTGA
- a CDS encoding anti-sigma factor family protein: MRCDYAHDDGAYVLGALSPSERAAYEHHLSGCAGCRQAVAEIAVLPGLLGRLDPAGFEQISDPPLAGPRLSTLVGAADRARRRGRRMRRWQTAGAALAAAGLAIVVGFGVGWVGAGGTPETTPGSQLTAMQPVATEIPIHAEVGLRSVASTGTEVTMRCWWEPTNPDGNPMNFELVAYDRDGAKQQVGSWAVSPGAEIVFTGATRFEQDQLERLELVRADGAAILTYQVS, encoded by the coding sequence GTGAGGTGTGACTACGCGCACGACGATGGAGCTTACGTCCTGGGTGCCCTGTCGCCCTCCGAGCGCGCGGCGTACGAGCACCACCTCAGCGGCTGCGCCGGCTGCCGGCAGGCGGTGGCGGAGATCGCCGTACTGCCCGGGCTGCTCGGCCGGCTCGATCCCGCCGGCTTCGAACAGATCAGCGACCCACCGTTGGCCGGGCCTCGACTGTCGACCCTGGTCGGCGCGGCCGACCGGGCGCGTCGGCGCGGGCGACGGATGCGACGTTGGCAGACGGCGGGCGCGGCGCTCGCCGCCGCCGGCCTGGCGATCGTCGTCGGCTTCGGTGTCGGCTGGGTCGGTGCCGGCGGTACGCCGGAGACCACCCCTGGTTCGCAGCTCACCGCGATGCAGCCGGTGGCAACCGAGATCCCGATCCACGCCGAGGTCGGCCTGCGGTCGGTGGCGAGCACCGGGACCGAGGTGACCATGCGGTGCTGGTGGGAGCCGACCAACCCGGACGGCAACCCGATGAACTTCGAGCTGGTCGCGTACGACCGGGACGGTGCGAAGCAGCAGGTCGGCTCGTGGGCGGTCAGCCCCGGGGCGGAGATCGTGTTCACCGGTGCCACCCGGTTCGAGCAGGACCAGCTGGAACGCCTCGAGCTGGTGCGCGCCGACGGCGCGGCGATCCTGACGTACCAGGTCAGCTGA
- a CDS encoding GNAT family N-acetyltransferase produces the protein MLTIERAGGYQICDDPDRIDLDRVHTWLCTDAYWALGRSREVVATAIANSVVFGIYQDANDQQVGFARVVTDLATFGWLCDVYIDRSHRGRGLGRWLVGTVRDELRRRGVRRLVLGTLDAHGVYAPLGFAPLARPDRWMELTEAGDLGSPAAPDRLS, from the coding sequence GTGCTGACGATCGAACGTGCGGGCGGCTATCAGATCTGCGACGATCCGGACCGCATCGACCTGGATCGGGTGCACACCTGGCTCTGCACCGACGCCTACTGGGCGCTGGGCCGGTCGCGGGAGGTGGTCGCCACCGCCATCGCCAACTCGGTGGTGTTCGGGATCTACCAGGACGCAAACGACCAGCAGGTCGGCTTCGCCCGGGTCGTCACCGACCTGGCGACCTTCGGTTGGCTCTGCGACGTCTACATCGACCGGTCGCATCGCGGCCGTGGCCTCGGTCGTTGGCTGGTCGGCACGGTCCGCGACGAGCTGCGTCGGCGCGGCGTCCGGCGGCTGGTGCTGGGCACCCTGGACGCGCACGGCGTCTACGCACCGTTGGGCTTCGCGCCGCTGGCCCGCCCGGACCGTTGGATGGAGCTGACCGAGGCCGGCGACCTGGGGTCACCAGCCGCGCCGGATCGGCTCAGCTGA
- a CDS encoding phage holin family protein, which yields MSFVTSLLIRLGSTALAFWLATFVVPGIRLESGSLGESVSTLLLVSAIFGVVNAVLQPIIKTVGCGFYLLTLGLIAVVVNGLLFLLTGFIAEQLELPFHVDSFWPAAVLGALFVSVVTWVLGLILDRD from the coding sequence ATGAGTTTCGTCACGAGCCTGCTCATTCGGTTGGGCAGCACCGCACTGGCGTTCTGGCTTGCCACCTTCGTCGTTCCCGGCATCCGGCTGGAAAGCGGCTCCCTGGGCGAGTCCGTCAGCACCCTGCTGCTCGTCTCGGCCATCTTCGGTGTGGTCAACGCGGTCCTGCAGCCGATCATCAAGACCGTCGGGTGTGGTTTCTACCTGCTCACTCTCGGCCTCATCGCGGTGGTGGTGAACGGACTGCTGTTCCTGCTGACCGGGTTCATCGCCGAACAGCTCGAACTGCCGTTCCACGTCGACAGCTTCTGGCCGGCCGCCGTACTCGGGGCGCTCTTCGTCAGCGTGGTCACCTGGGTGCTGGGGCTGATCCTCGACCGGGACTGA
- the eccB gene encoding type VII secretion protein EccB — MVSGPDQLQSHRYTAQRVVRALVRGDADPTRPPPGDRSVSATLAGLLIAVILLGAAAGYGAVTGTARIDWRDSAVVIVERESGARYVYRDDMLRPVHNYSSALLIAAAAPPRTVLVSQAALRGVRRGAPLGIPGAPDSLPPAEDLVDAQWTVCSGGQGPEPPTATAQPDAMVLVGGTVAAGRELGRDALLVRSTDGGLHLLWQGHRHLIEEPELVLSALGWSHHRPVPVPAAVVRAVPAGAGLVRPTLSLAGARSVAIPQAVIGEVFVVVTQSGSRQYAVADRTGLAAITQVQADLLLTAYDQAEPTVLTQGRFRELPRAAGLIPDGLLPPPATTPEVRPAATGVVCVRVAQLADAGPAAVAVRVDVDPAVVAPGVRLPPGRGALVQAVPPGGAARSAGSSSGRPEDDGPVSLITDAGLRYQVSDPTVLATLGYPDAVPVRLPAEVVELVPAGPDLDPRLALG, encoded by the coding sequence ATGGTGTCCGGACCGGACCAGCTGCAGTCACACCGGTACACCGCGCAGCGGGTGGTCCGGGCCCTCGTCCGTGGCGACGCCGATCCGACCCGACCCCCGCCGGGGGACCGCAGTGTCAGCGCGACGCTGGCCGGCCTGCTGATCGCGGTCATCCTGCTCGGGGCCGCCGCCGGCTACGGGGCGGTGACGGGTACGGCGCGTATCGACTGGCGGGACAGCGCGGTGGTGATCGTCGAGCGGGAGTCCGGTGCCCGCTACGTCTACCGCGACGACATGCTGCGTCCGGTGCACAACTACAGTTCGGCGCTGCTGATCGCGGCTGCGGCACCGCCGCGCACCGTGTTGGTGAGCCAGGCGGCGCTGCGCGGGGTACGGCGCGGCGCACCGCTCGGCATCCCGGGCGCTCCCGACTCGCTGCCGCCGGCCGAGGACCTCGTTGATGCGCAGTGGACGGTGTGTTCCGGTGGGCAGGGCCCGGAGCCACCCACCGCGACGGCTCAGCCCGACGCGATGGTGCTGGTCGGCGGGACCGTCGCGGCCGGCCGTGAACTCGGTCGGGACGCGCTGCTCGTCCGGTCGACCGACGGCGGCCTGCACCTGCTCTGGCAAGGCCACCGGCACCTGATCGAGGAGCCCGAGCTGGTGCTCAGCGCCCTCGGTTGGAGCCACCACCGGCCGGTCCCGGTGCCGGCGGCGGTGGTGCGGGCGGTGCCGGCCGGTGCCGGCCTGGTCCGTCCGACACTCTCCCTGGCCGGCGCGCGGTCCGTCGCGATCCCGCAGGCGGTGATCGGTGAGGTGTTCGTGGTGGTCACCCAGAGCGGATCCCGGCAGTACGCGGTGGCGGACCGGACCGGGCTGGCGGCGATCACCCAGGTGCAGGCGGACCTGCTGCTGACCGCGTACGACCAGGCGGAGCCGACGGTGTTGACGCAGGGCCGGTTCCGGGAGCTTCCCCGGGCGGCCGGCCTGATTCCGGATGGGCTGCTGCCCCCGCCGGCCACCACGCCCGAAGTGCGGCCGGCGGCGACCGGCGTGGTCTGCGTACGGGTCGCCCAGCTGGCTGACGCCGGGCCAGCGGCGGTCGCGGTGCGGGTCGACGTGGACCCGGCCGTTGTCGCGCCGGGAGTGCGGTTGCCGCCCGGCCGGGGGGCGCTCGTCCAGGCGGTGCCGCCCGGGGGAGCCGCCAGGTCGGCCGGGAGTTCTTCCGGACGGCCGGAGGACGACGGTCCGGTGAGTCTGATCACCGACGCCGGACTGCGCTACCAGGTGAGCGATCCGACGGTGCTCGCCACCCTGGGCTATCCGGACGCCGTGCCGGTGCGGCTGCCCGCCGAGGTCGTCGAGTTGGTTCCGGCGGGTCCGGATCTCGATCCACGGCTGGCGCTCGGGTGA